DNA from Hylaeus volcanicus isolate JK05 unplaced genomic scaffold, UHH_iyHylVolc1.0_haploid 21157, whole genome shotgun sequence:
ATATCCcacttttacataattaataacgaatgGTGTACATTAGTAtagttttctattaaaaaaactgTTAATTATGATACGAACCACAAGACTCTCATATTGGAAAATAGGGCTCTCGATCTAGACTTGAGCGGTGTTGTCACGTTTCTCAGCATGATTAGTACTAGAGTCGGCTGTGCCTGAACGTACCTCCCACGGCTACCAACCCTCCGCCTCACAGGGCCACCAACCATTAgggatggcgtgaaaaatcactaacaGTGTCTCGCTGTCTCCCCTTAGTGGaattcaagaaactacaaatgagtcaaatttaaattgtattaaaattatattaacattgcctttagaccatattataatacatatataatctaagaacaacataattcgtgaaaagtgaatGTTCTCTGCCAATCAGAAGcaatcacgaatcactgtgaaaaatcaccGTGATTGGCAACGAACATGAtcgaatcacgagtgattcacaAGTAGCAGTTCTAGCCATCTCTAATCTCTACCAACCATACGCCTCACACGGCTACCAACTATACGCCTAACACGGACCCTAACTAAACGGGAAACCAACTTCTcgtttacatatatattacgaAATTTGTTGGTTTTTTGTTCCAAATGTTATACACAACGAGAATATCGTCCTCCCGTGAaggcattttaaaaaaaagtcaattttgaaGACTCGCTTCGTCAACGccattttgtactaaaattataatacaacaatttttgtttatacttcgatgcgtgttaaataaactctacaaaaagaaatcctattcTTTTTGCGATAccctcaaaataaattatcaaagttaAACCTGGTGTTACCCCTTAACAgattaaatatcaaaaatgttataattattagcaaaaataataaccgtaataaatattatcattgtAATACCCCttggtttattaaatttgtcatGTACTCTAGATGTAAGTTTTACGTGCAGGAATAGTTGTTTACAcatatatttagtatttagtgcgagataaatattaaaatagaaaatttatattacatataatatacataatcgATATAACACATAtcaatatacattatacacaTATTTGTAGTAGTATTGTGGTGTTTAGAAGCGTCCGGAAGTAGAACGTTTCCAAAGCGCCGAAACCTGTAAAAAATCTTTTACATGCTTACAGTGAAGACATAGAAGTATCAagtcaaaattatttcagaacaaaaaaaagtttctttaaaccatcttttttttgtcgttttaaacaaatgcctTGTTTTTATACCGGgcatatattgaaaaatctgaaaaaaatgagTTTATAGCCTGTTGggataatttgttttttttctgtaatagaTTGGTATTCCTGACCTCCATTGCCACGCCACGTAGgcgatttttgtttaaaattacttacCTTCGTTCTTTTGTTATCACCATGCAAAGCACGTTTAATtgacataatatatatattttttatttccccttcgtttttttaaagtaatttttgccCACCATTTGGCCGAATGAAAGCGCTTTGGCTCGAAGACTACGAATTTCTTGAGCCTTGGGTCGTTGATTGGGATCGTGATTCAATAGCCTCCTGCAATTATTACGATGTTTCAATTAATCTATAATGTAtaacagcatttgtaaataaataattccccattgtaaaatttaagtgtaggatttgaatgtgattTCAAGCCCTGCAAAGGGTCACGTCGGCCCTGGGACGGGATAAAATAAAGTGCTACAGGGTCCAATGATCGAatgacttttaaataatttgagaGCACTGAGGTCTTTCATACAAAGTGTTAACACGGGTGTAGGACGACATTCACATATTCACAGTCGAAAAGTGACTTTATAATTCCATATCGTGCAAGTCCATTTActatacttgaaaaataaataaatactatttaaaaagacTACATAGAAATTGGTAATCAATTTAGAAAggagtttaaaaatgaatttgtagaAAGTATAAATATCATAAGTTAAGTGCGTAGgtctttaaaattataaatgctTATGTGATGTTTACCGTAAGATATGGATTTGTAGTGGCATGTCTGCCTGTAGCATTTCTGTTGGAATTATGATTTCTTTTAACcgtaaattatgtaaaacctTGATGCGCTCCATTCCTGTTGCTGGTGGTTTGTAACACATTTCGAATAGTATTATTCCAAGACTATAAATATCAACTTTTTGATCATATGGGGCTTTCGTCATTAGCTCAGGAGCTACATAAAGTGCTGTGCCTACTTGCTCTGTTAGAGAACCTATGTCTTCTGTGCTAAAGCTGATCCCTAAAGCATTCCACACAAGTAATTAGTTATTAGCGTTAGCACTAGTAAATTATCATATCAACTATCAATCCCGATATTGTCATGTGAAAATGACTATTATATATATGGAGGTGATAATgagtattacttattataaaaaatgactTTTTACATAGCGATGATGGTATAAATATTTCCAGTTaagttaatgaaatttttgacaTTTATTTGTCTTACCTTTCTTGGAAACTTGAGGTTCTTTATCGGTTGCCATAGTTGGCACAAATGAAGACAATATATTTCTAGCCAGGCCAAAATCTCCAATTTTTACATGATCGTTACTgtctaaaaatatgtttactgGTTTCAAGTCTCTATGTATTATTCCCCGTCGATGAATATGTGCTAAACCTTCAActatttcttcgaataatctCCACACtcttttttgatttttgtaaaGGCCTGCATCAATCGCTGTACGTAGAGTGCTCTTTTCACAGAATTCCATTTGAATGTACATGAATTGTATCTCTCTTACTGTTGCCTTAGATGAATACGTATCCCCAGTCTCATCTTCTTTTACACTTGACACAGTTTCTTGGCACTTTGAATCTTTTACAAATTCTATACTGTTGGAGGCAACggttcttaaaatataaaattacatattagTGATAATACTTgcaacataaataaaaaataacgtaaatattttactgtacTGAAAgttctttgtataaaaataagcgatttcatataaaaatgatttcaatcattaattgtcactttaaaaatgataaatcatGATAAATCACTTACCCACATGCAATATCTTTGACATTGTCGGTAACCATGGATACATCGCTGTTGTCCTCACCGCTATCTGGCAGATTTTCCATATCATCTGTAGCGTTTTCGATCCAGGAATTATAATATCGCACTACATTTTTATGAGTCATGCATGACAGTGATTTGACTTCCCTTATAATTTTCCAATCCTGTTGCTCGTTCTTTGGGTTAAGTTCTATTCTTTTAATAGCGTAAATTCTACcatccaatttattttttactttaaggACATCGCCAGAGGCACCTTTGCCGAGCCATTCGAGAACTTCGAATTCATTTGTAATTCTTGAGTGGCCACCCAAAGGCGGTAGGTATTGCCGAATGTCCGTGTCTGTTTCTTCGGGTTCGTGGTTTTTCTGTTCATCTCTGCGTGGTACTTTCGGTGGCGAGAGAGCACGAACTAAAGGTGCTTTAATGAAGGTGTGCTGTAATAATTGTTCAGCGGA
Protein-coding regions in this window:
- the LOC128882149 gene encoding eIF-2-alpha kinase GCN2-like — encoded protein: MFSLLNGVIASGDKIDPTVITQPDLQDFLLKCLTNDKRKRWSAEQLLQHTFIKAPLVRALSPPKVPRRDEQKNHEPEETDTDIRQYLPPLGGHSRITNEFEVLEWLGKGASGDVLKVKNKLDGRIYAIKRIELNPKNEQQDWKIIREVKSLSCMTHKNVVRYYNSWIENATDDMENLPDSGEDNSDVSMVTDNVKDIACGTVASNSIEFVKDSKCQETVSSVKEDETGDTYSSKATVREIQFMYIQMEFCEKSTLRTAIDAGLYKNQKRVWRLFEEIVEGLAHIHRRGIIHRDLKPVNIFLDSNDHVKIGDFGLARNILSSFVPTMATDKEPQVSKKGISFSTEDIGSLTEQVGTALYVAPELMTKAPYDQKVDIYSLGIILFEMCYKPPATGMERIKVLHNLRLKEIIIPTEMLQADMPLQIHILRRLLNHDPNQRPKAQEIRSLRAKALSFGQMVGKNYFKKTKGK